Within Dysgonomonas mossii, the genomic segment TATCCTGAATTTGATGATGTTTTAGCACAATTAAAGGATTCGGGCTTGAAAGAGGTTGTTCTTATGCCATTTATGTTTGTAGCGGGAGAACATGCAAAAAATGATATTGCCGGAGATTGGGTCGAAAATCTCAAAAAAGAAGGTCTATCTGTAACCGAAAATCTTCAGGGGCTAGGAGAAAACCCTAAAATCAGGGAAATATATTTATCTCATCTACAATTTATAACTACTCATCGTAAAATCGATATAATGGAAAAAAAAACCATATATGAAAAAACGGGAGAAAAGATAACACCTGAATACTAAAGGTTTATCTATAGAACACTTAAAAAGCTAATATTTTTTACTAATATTTATGAAACGTATACTTTATATAATAATTATCATAATGGTTTCCGTAAATACTTTTGCTCAGAACAAAAGTATGACCGATACTGTATATTCTATCCAGGAAGTTGAGATACTCGGAGCATCCAAAAAGAAAGTAGAGATAGGAAAACTGAATGTTCCTTTACAATATCTACCAATGTCAGTAAGTACAGTTTCTTACAAAGATCTCGAAATAAGAGGAATCTCAAATATTGAAGATGCTGTGAAATTTTTACCCGGTGTAAGAATGAACACCAGCTATGGAGCCTTCCAGACGCTCTATGTACGTGGTATGACTTATACACCTATTATGATTGATGGGGTTAGAGATGAGCGTACTATGATAAATTCATATCCCTTTTCAGATCTTACCAATGTAGAATCTATGGAACTTTTGAAAGGGCCTGCTTCTGTATTGTATGGGCATTCTGTATTGGGAGGAGTATTGAATATTGTAAGGAAATCTCCTACACCCCAAACTGTAGTTAATATGAAAATGTCGTATGGCAGTTGGAACAACAAGCAGGCAAATATGGATTTCGGAGGTAATCTTGCCGGTCCGCTGAATTACCGTGCAAATTTTAATTATAGCGATCAGGATGGATGGCGTGCTACAGGTAACAAGCGGCTCTCTGGATATTTAGCTCTTGGTGCAGATATCGATGCGACAAGCAGGATTGATGTAAGAGGTAGTTTTCATCGTGACTGGTATGGTACTGAAACTGGACTTCCTCCGGTAATGATGGCCGATGTATATAACGCAGACGGCACTCTTTACTTGAAGACAGGGCAAGAAATCCAGGGGTTAAATGAAAATAAGAGATATAATAATGAATCTGATTTTCTTAAAAACAACGGATGGGATATATCAGGAAAGTATGAGAAAAAATTTAGCAAGTTTATGAAACTAACAAATTATTTATCATACAAGTACGATGACATAAATTATCTGGGAACAGAAGAGCTCAGCTATTTGTATAGTATGAATCCTGTATATAAACATTATATAGATAAGGGGACTTACAAGATGTATATAAATCTTGACTCTGTTCAGCTTACATATCCTTTGCGTTTTTCTCATATAGCTAAAACTTTAGGTAACCAACTAGAGCTCTCCGGCGATTTTTATACAGGGAATATCAAACACAATTTCATAGGAGGTTATTCATTTTCTCAAATGTTTCGCAATTCATATACAGGATATAATAATGCTCCAGAAAACGATAAATTCAATAGCGAATATGATATTTATGGCCCTGGAATATATTCTGTTATAGCTGTAAACAACCCTCAGAGCATGGGGTATATGAAATCAAAGTTTAGTAAAGCAATTATAACCAAAGATTATACACACGGAATCTATTTTCAGGATTTAATAGAGTTTCACGAAAAATTCAAATTATTAATGGCTGCAAGATATGATATGTACAAATATATGCGTACAGGGGCAAATACTTATGATGGCATACGTGAATATCACAAATCAGAGCAAACTCCATATAGTATTGCGACCAATTCTGCATTTACATACCGTACCGGAATGGTATTTCTACCCATATCAGAGCTTTCTATTTACACATCGGCAGCATCGTATTTTCGTCCTTCTCGTACATTCCCTGCTGCAAATACAATTTATCTTAACCAAAATGGTAGTGAAATAGATATTGAAAGCGGAAAAGGGATTTTCGATCCGGAAAAAGGTTATCAGTTTGAAGCAGGTACCCGATATACTTATAAAAGCATTTTACAGGTATCAGCCAGTGTTTTCTACATTCGTAAGAATGATATTGTGAGAAGTTTCGGACGGTTAGGTGTCGGCTCAGATGCAAATGGAAACCCTGTAATGAAGTCAATCATTGGGCAAGTCGGAAGTGAAGAATCCAAGGGATTCGATATTGAAATGGCTATTACGCCAACTCATTTTTCTTCTTTCAATTTGGGATATTCTTATACAGATACAAAAACTCTTGATATACAACCCAACAAGTATGTAAATATCGATACTCAGAATATAACATTGGTTCCTCACAATACATTTTATGCATACGGAAATATTGTTGTTCCGAAAGGAATTTTCAGAGGTTTGTCATACAACCTGAGCGTATCTTTTATGGATAAGGTATATACGAATTATGCTAAAAGTATGTCTTTCTCATCGTACTGGCTGACAGATATGGGTATTTCTTATCTTTTAAAAAACGGTATAAGACTTTCGGTAAATGTAAATAATGTATTTGATAAGAAGTATAGTAATCAGGCTGTCTATGGTACACAACGTGTTCCGGGCATGCCTCGCAATTTTATGCTATCATTGGCATATAGCCTTAGATAATTATGTTGAAAAGAATATTATACTCTACACACAGAATACTGGGGACTATTCTCAGTATTCTGTTCGTTGTTTGGTTCCTGTCGGGATTTGTCATGATTTATCATACATTTCCTCGTGTATCCAATATTGATAGATATGCACATATGGATATCCTACCCCGGAATATTCTATCTCCAGATTCACTTGTAAAATGTTTACCTGAAGGAACAACATTCACCAAACTATCGCTAAGATCGTATGCCGGAAAAGCTTTTTTTGAAAGCATATCGAAAGAAGGCACTGCCCAAATATCTGCGGATAGTGCAGCAGTATCGAATAAGATAAAAAGAACACCATCTTTTCGTCAGATAGAAGAGTATGCTAAAAAATGGTCTAATGCAGATATTGTAAAAGTAGATACTCTTCGCGAACTTGAACAATGGATTCCTTTTAGCTATCTAAAGAAAGATTTTCCTATTTATAAGTTCTATTTTGGAGATCAGGATAAACATCAACTTTATATCTCTTCGCAAACAGGAGACGCATTGCAATTTACGAATAAAGACAATCGTTTCTGGTCATGGCTGGGTGCAATCCCGCATTGGGTATACTTTACTTCATTAAGGCAAAACACAAAACTTTGGACTAATGTTATAACTTGTTTATCCGGCATAGGCTGTTTAGTCTGCATTGCAGGTATTATTATAGGTATACGTTCGTACATCATACAGCATCGTAAAAAAAAGAAATGGGGAAGCCCATATCGAAAAATTGCATATAAATGGCATCATATCATGGGCTTTGTTTTCGGGATATTTGTTTTCACGTTTACATTTAGTGGAATGATGTCTTTGAATGATGTTCCCGATTGGATTGCGAAAGTACACAATCCATCTATTGAGGAAAATATGCTTCTACCCCACCCTGTTATTCTTCAGGACTACAAACTGAATGTTCAAAAAGTTGTAGAGGCTTATTCGGGAGAGATAAAGAGTGTAGAATGGGCGTATTTCGGACAAAAACCATTATACAAGGTTATCGTAGGAAAGAAACTGTTAACAATAGATGCTTCGGAAGATAGTCTTAAACTTTTAAATCTTAAAGAAGTAGATATAAAAGGTTATATAGTTCAGACGCACAGTGAGCCGATGAAAATATCATTAATGAGCAAATATGATAACTATTACGTTGGCTTAACAGACCATCTAACATTACCTGTATACAAAGTGGAGATTGCTGATGCTGATAAAAGTACTTATTATATTAATCCTAAAAATGGGAATATTCGATATTTTAATACCAACAGTAAGGTTCACAAATGGACTTATCAGGCATTGCATAGTTACAAAACCGGATTCTTCGCAAAGTATCCTATCCTATGGAATATCGCAATGTGGATAACATTGATAGGCGGTACATTCGTTTCTATTACGGGGGTATGGCTGGGGATAAAATATATTATAAGAAAAGTAAGGAAGTTGAAGAAATCTCTTTGTATCAAAGAAACAGAAGATAAATCATTTTAATATGTTTACAGGAAAAATAATAGTTGCAGGGATAGGTCCGGGGTCGAAGGAAGATATAACTCCGGCTGTATTGGATGCCATTCGTATATCGGATGTGATTGTAGGTTATAAATACTATTTTCAGTTTATAGAAGATATTATTAAGCCCGACAGCCTCTGTATCGATACAGGTATGAAGAAAGAAAAGGAACGGGCTAAAGAAGCTTTCCTATATGCAGAGCAAGGCAAAACGGTCTGTGTAATCAGTTCGGGAGATGCAGGCATTTACGGAATGGCTCCGCTTGTTTATGAGATGAAGAAAGAGAAACAAAGCTCGATAGAGATTGAAGTCTTGCCGGGTATTAGTGCTTTCCAAAAAGCCGCCGCCTTATTAGGAGCTCCTATAGGACACGATTTCTGCATCATTTCACTATCCGACCTAATGACGCCCTGGGATAGGATAGAAAAAAGAATTATAGCGGCAGCTTCTGCTGACTTTGTTACAGCAATCTATAATCCTAAGAGTAATGGACGCTACTGGCAGATAAACCGCCTGATAGAATTATTCAGAAAGGAGCGTTCGCTCGAAACACCAATTGGCTATATTCGTCAGGCCGGACGTGACGAACAGCAAATTAATGTGACGACTCTGGGTGAGTTTGATCCCCAAGAAATAGATATGTTTACCATTGTCATTATCGGCAATTCTCAGTCTTATATTTTCGGTGAAAATCACATTGTAACACCCCGTGGATATTACAGAGAAGAAAAGAACGAAGATGTAGGCATCGGACAGGATATAATGATACGTAGTTTCCGTACTATTGAAGGTGAATTGAAGAGTAAGAACATCTCATTAGGTAAGAAATGGGCTTTACTTCATGCTATTCATACGACAGCTGATTTTGATATGGAAAATATCCTATATACGGATGAAAGAGCGGTTGGAAAGCTTCATTCTGAATTTGTGAATGGTAACGTAAAGACTATTATTACTGATGTTACGATGGTTGCCTCGGGGATTCGCAGAGGGGCTTTGGAGCGATTAAGTATAGATGTAAAATGTTATCTGCATGACGAACGAGTGGCTGAATTGGCTAAGCTGAAAGATATAACTCGTACACAAGCAGGTATTCGTTTGGCTGTGGAAGAATATCCTAATGCTCTCTTTGTATTCGGAAATGCACCTACTGCGCTGATGGAACTATGCGAACTAATACGAAAAGATAAGGCAAAGCCTGCGGGAATAATAGCTGCTCCAGTTGGCTTCGTCAATGTATGTGAATCAAAGCATATGGTCAAGCCTTTTATTGATGTGCCCAAGCTAATAATTGAAGGGCGTAAAGGAGGAAGTAATCTGGCTGCAACATTAGTAAACGCCATTCTCACTTTTGATGATGCGGAACAATTAAAACCGGGAAGAGACCTATAAAGAGATAGTTATGAAATTCTATGTAATAGGTATAGATGATAATCAAAGCCAATATTTCAATCCTGATATACTGGACATTATTAATAACCATTCTGTTTTTTCAGGAGGGGCAAGACATTATGAGATTGTTAAGTCTCTTTTGCCCGAAGACTCATCCTGGATAAATATAACAATACCTTTATCTACTGTTTTTGAACAATACAGTAAATATAAAGAAATTGTAGTTTTCGCTTCAGGAGATCCCTTGTTTTTTGGCTTTGCA encodes:
- a CDS encoding TonB-dependent receptor encodes the protein MADVYNADGTLYLKTGQEIQGLNENKRYNNESDFLKNNGWDISGKYEKKFSKFMKLTNYLSYKYDDINYLGTEELSYLYSMNPVYKHYIDKGTYKMYINLDSVQLTYPLRFSHIAKTLGNQLELSGDFYTGNIKHNFIGGYSFSQMFRNSYTGYNNAPENDKFNSEYDIYGPGIYSVIAVNNPQSMGYMKSKFSKAIITKDYTHGIYFQDLIEFHEKFKLLMAARYDMYKYMRTGANTYDGIREYHKSEQTPYSIATNSAFTYRTGMVFLPISELSIYTSAASYFRPSRTFPAANTIYLNQNGSEIDIESGKGIFDPEKGYQFEAGTRYTYKSILQVSASVFYIRKNDIVRSFGRLGVGSDANGNPVMKSIIGQVGSEESKGFDIEMAITPTHFSSFNLGYSYTDTKTLDIQPNKYVNIDTQNITLVPHNTFYAYGNIVVPKGIFRGLSYNLSVSFMDKVYTNYAKSMSFSSYWLTDMGISYLLKNGIRLSVNVNNVFDKKYSNQAVYGTQRVPGMPRNFMLSLAYSLR
- a CDS encoding PepSY domain-containing protein; the protein is MLKRILYSTHRILGTILSILFVVWFLSGFVMIYHTFPRVSNIDRYAHMDILPRNILSPDSLVKCLPEGTTFTKLSLRSYAGKAFFESISKEGTAQISADSAAVSNKIKRTPSFRQIEEYAKKWSNADIVKVDTLRELEQWIPFSYLKKDFPIYKFYFGDQDKHQLYISSQTGDALQFTNKDNRFWSWLGAIPHWVYFTSLRQNTKLWTNVITCLSGIGCLVCIAGIIIGIRSYIIQHRKKKKWGSPYRKIAYKWHHIMGFVFGIFVFTFTFSGMMSLNDVPDWIAKVHNPSIEENMLLPHPVILQDYKLNVQKVVEAYSGEIKSVEWAYFGQKPLYKVIVGKKLLTIDASEDSLKLLNLKEVDIKGYIVQTHSEPMKISLMSKYDNYYVGLTDHLTLPVYKVEIADADKSTYYINPKNGNIRYFNTNSKVHKWTYQALHSYKTGFFAKYPILWNIAMWITLIGGTFVSITGVWLGIKYIIRKVRKLKKSLCIKETEDKSF
- the cobJ gene encoding precorrin-3B C(17)-methyltransferase codes for the protein MFTGKIIVAGIGPGSKEDITPAVLDAIRISDVIVGYKYYFQFIEDIIKPDSLCIDTGMKKEKERAKEAFLYAEQGKTVCVISSGDAGIYGMAPLVYEMKKEKQSSIEIEVLPGISAFQKAAALLGAPIGHDFCIISLSDLMTPWDRIEKRIIAAASADFVTAIYNPKSNGRYWQINRLIELFRKERSLETPIGYIRQAGRDEQQINVTTLGEFDPQEIDMFTIVIIGNSQSYIFGENHIVTPRGYYREEKNEDVGIGQDIMIRSFRTIEGELKSKNISLGKKWALLHAIHTTADFDMENILYTDERAVGKLHSEFVNGNVKTIITDVTMVASGIRRGALERLSIDVKCYLHDERVAELAKLKDITRTQAGIRLAVEEYPNALFVFGNAPTALMELCELIRKDKAKPAGIIAAPVGFVNVCESKHMVKPFIDVPKLIIEGRKGGSNLAATLVNAILTFDDAEQLKPGRDL